GCCCCGCGCCCTGCGCGCCGGTTCCTGAACGTCGCCGGCAGAACATCGGGAGAAGCCCATGGCACCACAATCAAAAGACATCAACATCAACCAGACGGTGACCTTCGCCGTCGGCCAGATTCCCGATCTGCTCAAGAAAATCGAGCGATTTTACGGCGTTCCCCTGTCGCTTCGGTCGAACACGGGCGAGGTGGTCGTCAAGACGGATTACTTCAACGGCCCGTGCAGCATCATCCGGGGCTCGGAGCGCGGTCGCCAGCGGTGCAAACGTTCGTATAAGAACGTCGAGGACAGGCTGTTCAGGCGCAAGGTGCCGTTCGTCAACATCTGCTACGCCGGCTTCCTGGTCTTCGCCATTCCGCTCGAGTTCCGCGGCGAGATGGTCGGAACGCTTTTGGGAAGCCAGCTTCTGCCCATGGACATGCGAACTCGGGAAGACCTCGCGATGAACTTCGAGCACACCCTCCTGGCCCTCGGAATCAAGGAACTTGATGGGTTCTACCGAAGTTTCGATCGCGTCCGTACCATCCGCCCGGATTTCGAGCGGGTCTCCCTGCTGAACTTCCTGGACACGGTCGGCAAGCATTTCATCTCGATGGCGTTCGCGGGGAAGACCTGGGAGGAAGCGCGCAGAGAGCTTCGTCGGGAAATTCCAGGTCCGTTCCGGGATTACGACCTGGACCACATCTGATGTATACGCTTCTCGACAACTGCCGGCTCCTGATGCCGGATGAGACGATCGCCCCCGGGCGGCTCGTTCTGTATCAGGACACGATCGCGGCGGTGCTGCCGGCCGACGGAACGTTCGACAAACCGATCGAGACGACGGTCGACCTCGGCAACCGCCTCGTGTTTCCGGCGTTGATCAACGCGCACGACCATCTCTACGACACGTTCTGGCCCGCATTCGGCGACCGGCCGTACGCGAACTGGCTCGAGTGGGAGCGCGCGTTCCAGGCGTCGGACATCTATCGCGACCGCCAGTCGCTTTCGATCACCGATCTGTACGGTCTCGGCATGTTCAAGAACGTGCTTTCGGGCGTCGGGCTGATCGTCGACCATTTTCCCCACGAGGTGAACGCGACCTACACGGGCCGCGGCCTGGTCAGCCTTCTCGAGCATTATTACCTCGCCCATTCGGCGTCGCCGGATGCGCCGGCGTGGGGTCAGGGTCCATCGGAGGAGATCCGCCTCTCCCGCGGGATCCTGCCGTTCATCACCCACTGCTGCGAGGGAAGCGGCGCGGACGTCCACGAGGAGCTCGAATCGCTGAAACGCCTCGGGGCGCTTGGCCCGAACACGATCCTCGTGAACGGCATCGGTTTCTCGGATGCCGATCTCGAACTTGTCGCGTCCTGCAAATCATCTCTCGTCTTCTGCCCCGGATCCCTTCAGAACAGGTTCGGCGTCATTCCGCCCGTGATGAAGGCTCTCGATCTCGGCATCGAGATCGCCGTCGGCACGGACGGCGCCGTGAGCGGCTCGGTCAATCTGCTCGAGGACCTCCGTCTCCTGCGGAAATGGTCTGACGAGCGGTTCGGCGGCCGC
Above is a genomic segment from Candidatus Ozemobacteraceae bacterium containing:
- a CDS encoding PocR ligand-binding domain-containing protein; its protein translation is MAPQSKDININQTVTFAVGQIPDLLKKIERFYGVPLSLRSNTGEVVVKTDYFNGPCSIIRGSERGRQRCKRSYKNVEDRLFRRKVPFVNICYAGFLVFAIPLEFRGEMVGTLLGSQLLPMDMRTREDLAMNFEHTLLALGIKELDGFYRSFDRVRTIRPDFERVSLLNFLDTVGKHFISMAFAGKTWEEARRELRREIPGPFRDYDLDHI
- a CDS encoding amidohydrolase family protein is translated as MYTLLDNCRLLMPDETIAPGRLVLYQDTIAAVLPADGTFDKPIETTVDLGNRLVFPALINAHDHLYDTFWPAFGDRPYANWLEWERAFQASDIYRDRQSLSITDLYGLGMFKNVLSGVGLIVDHFPHEVNATYTGRGLVSLLEHYYLAHSASPDAPAWGQGPSEEIRLSRGILPFITHCCEGSGADVHEELESLKRLGALGPNTILVNGIGFSDADLELVASCKSSLVFCPGSLQNRFGVIPPVMKALDLGIEIAVGTDGAVSGSVNLLEDLRLLRKWSDERFGGRLKPKDLVRMVTQIPAKLFRVDKKYGSIAAGKTANLLVFDDSKEDPFESFLALQPGDISMVIHNGALVYGEEAMRRACMIDFSNFSEVTVEGRPKLLYGRPLNILERVEAKLGSARVFPFLPITAP